The stretch of DNA GCCGCGGCGGCCGGCACGGCGCCGGCCTTCTCGAACTCGGTGCCCTTGTGGACCAGCATGGTGGCGTCGCCGCCGTCGTCCAGGATCATGTTCGGACCGGTGTTGCCGTCGCCGGAGTCCGGCCACCGCAGCATCCGGTCCGTGCACCACCAGTACTCCTCCAGGGTCTCGCCCTTCCAGGCGAAGACCGGGATGCCGGCCGGAGCCTCCGGCGTGCCCTGGCCGACCACGATCGCCGCGGCGGCGTGGTCCTGCGTGGAGAAGATGTTGCAGGAGGCCCAGCGCACCTCGGCACCGAGGGCCGCGAGGGTCTCGATGAGGACCGCGGTCTGCACTGTCATGTGCAGCGAGCCCGAGATGCGCGCCCCGCGCAGCGGCTGCGCCTCCGCGTACTCGGCGCGGATCGCCATCAGGCCGGGCATCTCGTGCTCGGCCAGGGTGATCTCCTTGCGGCCGAATTCGGCCAGGGACAGGTCAGCGACCTTGTAGTCGCTCGGAGTGAGGACGCTCACGGCGTTTCTCCTGTTTCGTCGGCTGACGTTGCGTTTATGAATGTAGCGGGTCGTGGGGCCCTGCCGCTCACGCAGCCTTGGTGGCCTCGTCGATGAGCAGGACCGGGATCCCGTCACGGACCGGGTACACCAGCGCACACTCCGAGTTGGTGCACGCCAGCGCGGAGGCGGCTTCCTCCTCGCGCAGCGGGGCGTGGCACTTCGGGCAGGCGAGGATCTCCAGCAGGGAGGGCTCGATCACGGGAGGGCTCCAATCGAATCGGTGGTGGGGTGGTCGGCGGACGGTCAGGCGCGGATGATGCCCAGCACCTCGTCGCGCAGCGCGGCCACCGCGTCGGCGTCGGCCGCCTCGATGTTCAGGCGCAGCAGCGGCTCGGTGTTCGACGGCCGCACGTTGAACCACCAGCCCTCGCCGGTGACCGTGAGCCCGTCGAGCTCGTCCACGGTGACGCCGGGCCGGCTCTCGAACGCCGCCCGGACCGCGGCCGAGCGGCCGGCCTGGTCGGCGACCTCGCTGTTGATCTCGCCGGAGGCCGCGTAGCGGGTGTAGTCCGCGGCCAGCTCCGACAGCGGGGCGTCCTGCCCGCCGAGCGCGGCCAGCACGTGCATCGCGGCCAGCATGCCGGTGTCGGCCTTCCAGAAGTCCTGGAAGTAGTAGTGCGCCGAGTGCTCGCCGCCGAAGACCGCGCCGCTGGTGGCCATCTCCTGCTTGATGAAGGAGTGGCCGACCCGGGTGCGGACCGGCACGCCGCCGTGCTCGCGCACGATCTCGGGCACCGCCGCCGAGGTGATCAGGTTGTGGATGATCGTGGCGCCGGGGTGCTTGGCCAGCTCGCGGACCGCGACCAGGGCGGTGATCGTGGACGGCGAGACCGGCTCGCCGCGCTCGTCGACCACGAAGCAGCGGTCGGCGTCGCCGTCGAAGGCCAGGCCGAGGTCGGCGCCGTGCTCGACCACCGCGCGCTGCAGGTCGACCAGGTTCTTCGGGTCCAGCGGGTTGGCCTCGTGGTTCGGGAAGGTGCCGTCGAGCTCGAAGTAGAGGTCGACGACCTCGAGCGGCAGCCCCTTGAAGACGGTCGGCACCGTGTAGCCGCCCATGCCGTTGGCCGCGTCGACGACCACCTTCAGCGGGCGGATCGCCGACAGGTCGACCAGCTTGTTCAGGTACGCGGCGTACTCGTCGAGCATCGCGCGCTCGGTGATGGTGCCGGTCTTGTTCGACGGCGGCAGCGGGGTGCCGTCCAGCACCTCCTGCGCGGCCTGGCGGATCTGGACCAGACCGGACTCCTGCCCGATCGGCGCCG from Catenulispora sp. GP43 encodes:
- a CDS encoding Trm112 family protein — encoded protein: MIEPSLLEILACPKCHAPLREEEAASALACTNSECALVYPVRDGIPVLLIDEATKAA
- a CDS encoding phosphomannomutase/phosphoglucomutase — protein: MAGHDLSQIVKAYDVRGVVPDQLDETDTEALGAAFADFVGAPSVVVGHDMRPSSPDLAAAFARGAASRGVDVVEIGLASTDLLYFASGALDMPGAMFTASHNPAKYNGIKMCKAGAAPIGQESGLVQIRQAAQEVLDGTPLPPSNKTGTITERAMLDEYAAYLNKLVDLSAIRPLKVVVDAANGMGGYTVPTVFKGLPLEVVDLYFELDGTFPNHEANPLDPKNLVDLQRAVVEHGADLGLAFDGDADRCFVVDERGEPVSPSTITALVAVRELAKHPGATIIHNLITSAAVPEIVREHGGVPVRTRVGHSFIKQEMATSGAVFGGEHSAHYYFQDFWKADTGMLAAMHVLAALGGQDAPLSELAADYTRYAASGEINSEVADQAGRSAAVRAAFESRPGVTVDELDGLTVTGEGWWFNVRPSNTEPLLRLNIEAADADAVAALRDEVLGIIRA